The Paenibacillus spongiae nucleotide sequence GTGGGAGTCATCGCTTATCGATGGCGCAGGAATCGATCGTTCGCAGTTTCCCGACCTCATTCGTCCCGGAGAGGTCATCGGTCAGGTCCGGATGGAAGCCGCGCAGCGGCTTGGTCTTCATAAGAATACGCTGGTTGTCGCGGGCGGACATGATCAGGCGTGCGCTGCGCTGGGTGCAGGTATTATGCGGGATCATCAAGCCATCGACGGAATCGGTACCGTGGAATGCATTACACCGGCTTATTCCTCGCCTGTATTGAACGATAGGATGCTTGCCTACCAGTTCAACTGCGCCCCCCATGTTATAGAAGGGATGTATTTGACGTATGCATTCAATTTTACCGGCGGATCTCTCTTGAAATGGTATCGGGACCATTGGGGACAGGCCGCGGAGATTGAATCTCGAAAATCAAATATGAACGTCTATGACTATTTGTCATCAACCGCACCTGCAGCCCCGACGGATCTGCTTGTGATCCCGCACTTTGCCGGCTCAGGCACGCCATTTATGAATCCGGAAGATCGGGGCATGATTTACGGGCTGACGCTCGATACCGACGCCGGGCAGCTATACCGTTCACTGCTGGAGGGTGTGACATACGAGATGCGGAATAACCTGGAATGTCTATCTGCGGCCGGTATTCCAATCGATATGCTGCGTGCGGTCGGCGGAGGCTCCAAATCCGATCTCTGGCTGCAGATTAAAGCGGATATCATGAACCGACCTATCGAACGATTGAACATGAACGAAGCCGGCACGGTCGGCGCAATTATGCTTGCAGGCAAAGCGGCCGGCGTTTACCGCTCCTTCGAAGAAGCCGCTGACGTTCTCGTCAAGCCGGACAGAACCTTCTACCCGGACCAGACGAATGTGGACATTTATTGCGAGCGGTATGAGAAATATAAGAAGCTGCTCACATCGCTGGCTGCATTGCGGTGA carries:
- a CDS encoding FGGY-family carbohydrate kinase, whose product is MPLIGLDVGTTGCKSTLFDQDGRMLSSAYREYPLENPQPGYYELNPIRVWNEVQSVIEETMADYPGIQVQALCISSLGETFVPVDRSGNALSSGVLYTDPRGKDQAARLEQLFGKQRIMELAGVPLHPMFSLPKMMWIKENQPEVYARTWKFMLFGDYIAYLLTGISTCNHSLASRTMAFNVSRLEWESSLIDGAGIDRSQFPDLIRPGEVIGQVRMEAAQRLGLHKNTLVVAGGHDQACAALGAGIMRDHQAIDGIGTVECITPAYSSPVLNDRMLAYQFNCAPHVIEGMYLTYAFNFTGGSLLKWYRDHWGQAAEIESRKSNMNVYDYLSSTAPAAPTDLLVIPHFAGSGTPFMNPEDRGMIYGLTLDTDAGQLYRSLLEGVTYEMRNNLECLSAAGIPIDMLRAVGGGSKSDLWLQIKADIMNRPIERLNMNEAGTVGAIMLAGKAAGVYRSFEEAADVLVKPDRTFYPDQTNVDIYCERYEKYKKLLTSLAALR